One genomic segment of [Phormidium] sp. ETS-05 includes these proteins:
- a CDS encoding serine/threonine-protein kinase translates to MAGFKLGNWRRWGNVGKIQELPPQENTEQDLPDFGDWGYAAIQKLGSNYTGGRLTYLGVNGKTREPVVIKQFQFAKPGADWSAYKMHDREIAVLRSLSHPGIPRYLDSFETPDGFCLVQEYKNAPSLAVNRRWTPEKVKKIALGVLEILVYLQNRSESVIHRDIKPENILVDDALNVYLIDFGLAKPSGETVAMSSVMAGTPGFMPPEQLLNQELNPASDLYSLGVTLICLLCQKPSHEVSQLIASDYRLEFRDLARQVSEDMISWLEKMVEPNAKERYSNAAAALEALAPLAVSRTVPEVELIPGNLELTAQQGEVITASIWVKNQVPDTVFQGSWQVGKLDNVVNRDWITVQPKSVKGNNVETKVIVKTDNLVSGMVYDASIFLQGNGANQTQVVPVKVTVAEPVAVAVVATAGRNHLLEKISVSSVPVGVFLVSVGAPLLVAEPRVAVILAGILAVLLALGMWEKVGDKDIEMVAQFSQRWLVAPGLGILGIWFVISLGIDWRDKPPIKLLTVLFLGMSMGGVGIAVLDVYQAVIKRVILALPVVVFGASFALLGWKTGLVGEIGEVAAAVLVVTALVKQEIGAGDVDWKMLVTRFGLPGFLGVGLGLMWLLMISG, encoded by the coding sequence ATGGCTGGATTTAAACTGGGAAATTGGCGACGGTGGGGAAATGTCGGGAAAATTCAGGAATTACCCCCACAGGAAAACACCGAGCAGGATTTGCCAGATTTTGGGGATTGGGGATATGCAGCGATTCAGAAGCTCGGCAGTAATTATACTGGGGGGCGGTTGACCTATTTGGGGGTAAACGGGAAAACCCGCGAACCGGTGGTGATTAAGCAGTTTCAGTTTGCGAAACCGGGAGCAGATTGGTCCGCGTATAAGATGCACGATCGGGAAATCGCGGTATTGCGTTCTTTGAGTCATCCCGGTATTCCCCGTTATTTAGACTCATTCGAGACTCCTGATGGTTTTTGCTTAGTCCAAGAATATAAAAACGCCCCATCTTTAGCAGTAAACCGCCGGTGGACGCCAGAAAAGGTGAAAAAAATTGCTCTCGGTGTCCTGGAAATCTTGGTGTATTTGCAAAATCGCAGCGAGAGCGTGATTCACCGGGACATTAAGCCAGAGAACATCTTAGTTGATGATGCGTTAAATGTCTATTTAATTGATTTTGGTTTAGCCAAGCCTAGCGGCGAAACCGTGGCGATGAGCAGCGTCATGGCGGGAACGCCGGGATTTATGCCGCCAGAACAACTGTTAAATCAGGAGCTGAATCCGGCATCAGATTTATATAGTTTAGGTGTGACTTTGATTTGTCTTTTGTGCCAGAAGCCATCCCATGAAGTGAGCCAATTAATTGCCAGCGATTACCGGTTGGAATTTCGGGATTTAGCCAGACAAGTGAGTGAAGATATGATTAGTTGGCTGGAAAAGATGGTAGAGCCAAATGCTAAGGAACGCTATAGTAATGCAGCGGCGGCGTTAGAAGCTCTGGCACCCCTAGCCGTGAGCCGGACTGTGCCCGAGGTAGAATTAATTCCCGGTAATTTGGAATTGACGGCACAACAAGGGGAAGTAATTACGGCGAGTATTTGGGTAAAAAACCAGGTGCCTGATACGGTTTTCCAGGGAAGCTGGCAGGTGGGAAAGCTGGATAATGTGGTAAATCGTGATTGGATTACGGTGCAACCAAAATCGGTGAAGGGGAATAATGTAGAAACTAAAGTTATCGTGAAAACTGATAACTTGGTGTCAGGGATGGTGTATGATGCGAGTATCTTTTTGCAGGGAAATGGGGCGAATCAGACTCAAGTAGTACCGGTGAAGGTGACGGTAGCAGAGCCAGTGGCGGTGGCGGTGGTGGCGACTGCTGGGAGAAATCATCTGCTAGAAAAGATATCTGTATCATCGGTGCCGGTGGGGGTGTTTTTGGTTAGTGTGGGGGCGCCGTTGCTGGTGGCAGAACCGCGTGTGGCAGTGATTTTGGCGGGAATTTTGGCGGTATTGCTGGCTCTTGGAATGTGGGAAAAGGTGGGGGATAAAGATATAGAAATGGTGGCACAGTTTAGCCAGCGGTGGCTAGTGGCTCCGGGTTTGGGGATATTGGGGATTTGGTTTGTCATTAGTTTGGGGATTGATTGGAGGGATAAGCCGCCGATTAAGTTATTGACGGTGTTGTTTTTAGGGATGAGTATGGGAGGAGTTGGGATTGCGGTTTTGGATGTATATCAGGCGGTGATAAAGCGGGTGATTTTGGCTTTACCGGTGGTGGTATTTGGGGCATCGTTTGCTTTGTTGGGGTGGAAAACTGGTTTGGTGGGGGAAATTGGGGAAGTGGCGGCGGCGGTTTTGGTGGTGACTGCTTTGGTGAAACAGGAAATCGGGGCGGGAGATGTGGATTGGAAAATGCTGGTGACACGGTTTGGTTTACCGGGGTTTTTGGGGGTTGGTTTGGGGTTGATGTGGTTGTTGATGATTAGTGGTTGA